A segment of the Cheilinus undulatus linkage group 24, ASM1832078v1, whole genome shotgun sequence genome:
TGATAAGGACGATGTAATCCCTTTACTGTTCCCCTCCTCCAacatttgcttgttttttgaTTCTGCGGACATTTTGACCCTTGTCCGACTCTGCGCTCCTACTTCATCGTAGTTTGTGTCCAAAAAGCTTCCTTCAGCTGAGCCCCTCTCCTGAACTTTTTGCCTCGAGGAATCATTCTGAGTTTTAGCATTTAAGAGCAGGCTTTGGACTTCACCTGTGGTCTGCAGCCCCGTTGATAAGCTGTTTGCTGGCTCTGGCTTAGCTTTAGAACCTCCACGGCTTACAGAGTCGAAAGACTCTCGATGAGATATTACCCTCGGATTAAGAGGAGTTTCTGGTGTTCTGGTGGGAGCAGTTTGGGCTGAGTCAGTGGATTTAAGCTGGTTGGCCCTGTGGATGAGGTCCTTTCTCAGGGCTTGGACGGCGGAGAAAGGTCCCTCAATGGTGGCTTTTCTCTGCTTGGGCAAAGGCAGGAAACGTAGTGACCTGTGAGTAGGGATAGATGGTGTTAATTGCttttaatattaatatattaGAGACCACTTTTATTAAAGATACATGACTGAAATGATCACCTGGTGAATTCTCTGatgtctacagctgagagaaacAAAGTGTGTACGGTGTAGTGTAATCATAAAGGCTAATTGAACTGCCAGCCAATAAATATTACTCACATCAGCGTTAggaatcaaattaaaatgtagCACCTTTGACTGTCACTAAAACAACTCTAcgctttgctgctgctgttctgttttCCTTTTGAGGCAGCTGTTTTAAAGCTCTTTGTTGAAATCCTTGTTTAAACCAGTCGGTGTAGTGCTAGTGATTCATTGTGCTGCCGGCTACCTTTTTTCTACTTCTCTGTTCGACAAATTTAAGCATGTTGTTGACTGAATAAgacatttacaaaacaaaagaagGTCCTTTAACAGTAAATAAAAAGTCTTCTCAACCTTGTCACTTCGGCTGAGGTACAAACATattctgagagaaaaaaaaatcagaattaaagattaaagtcagaattctgagaaaaaagtcaggattttgagatttaaatcaGAATTTTTCAGTGGCCTTAAACCTCTTCTGTACATATGCTCTAATACATGCATAAAAAAGGGCAattttatgataaaaatgtaatacaatttggaattattaagaaaaaaacagaattcagagaaaaagtcagaattttgaaattaaagtcaaatttctgtgaattctgagagaaaaaaaatcagaatttgaagatttaagtcagaattctgagggaaaaaaagagaattttgaCATAAAAGTCAATATTCTGAGTaaaaacagtcagaattatgagtttaaagtcagaattcagaggaaaaacagtcagaatttttacataaaagtcagaattctgagggaaaaacagaattttgagatttaagtctgaattctgaggaaaaaagtcagaattcaatgataaagtcagaattcataggaaaaaaagacagaattttgacataaaagtcagaattctgagggaaaaacagtcagagttctgagataaaagtcagaattcagagaaaaaaagtcagaattttgagatttaagtcagaatttttcaTTGGCCCTAAAACCTCTTCTGTACATATGCTTTCACACGTCTCTAAAAAAGGGTAATATTATCGCAAAAATGTAATACAATTTggaattattaagaaaaaaaatcagaattcagagaaaaaaagaaagattaaagtcagaatttttagTGGCCCCAAACCTCTTCTGTACATATGCTTTATACTtatataaaaaagggaaattttataataaaaatttTATGCAATTTGGAATTATTCTCAAATATTCTGtgtttttggaaggcatcttgCCATCCCCTTTTCAGTGACTTGcgacccccatgttgagaaccgctgctctAGGATAACACACATTAGAATTCTACCACTACTGTCTTTCAACAAAAGTGACTTTAACCTGAAAAGCCTGATAAACTTTATAAGCAATTCAAGTCTGATGTtagatttataaatcagttCAACTAATGATATAGTTCTTATCATTTCAGGTCTGTAATCCTGGTCAAATGCCTAAATTGCTGCAAAGCTGCCAGTCAACAGCTACTGCCATGGTGCTTTAAGGCTCCACTACccagatgtaaacaagcacagtgaagTGATCGCACTGATAGTATGGTCAGCGTGTAACCACTGTAAAGCAGGTGCCACTAAGCTTAAAGATTACGTATTTGCAGGTTTTGTAAAATGCAGAATCAGGTCCTTATGGAACTGGGTTTCCATCCCTAGACCTACCTGTGAGTTGAGCGCAGACTTTGAATCAGAGACTCTTGATCACTGCCAAACATGGAAAGATCAACCTCAGCCCTGGAGGCATAAAAATACACCTGCAACACAGAAAAACCCATGAATCTTCATTTATAGAAAATCAACACGCTGCAATTTATAAAACAGGATATCATTATAAaatgtctctctttttttaatctttcaccTGGATGACCCGAACTGATACTTACGTCTCTGGTGAAAGGAAACACGGTGAGGGGGTATTCTGAAGGAAACTCGCTGTCCATCATGATCTGTTCCTCCTTTCGCACCACCCTCGCTGCATCTGCCAAGAGTACTGACATGTTCTGCTATGGTCTCTGGTGTCAACACTGTAATGATGCTACTTCTTTTCCTGCTATACTCATTATAAACAAGCATGATGCTGTCAAATTAAATCCCACACCAGCTAGTGGGCATACATACATCCAAGCAGTGCTTCATGTAAATAAATGCTTGATTTATACACCACCTTTTTACATTACCATCATAGAGGCCTCAATTTATCCCCATAGGAGCCAATTAcagcatgaaaaaaaagatataatttATACTGCTTGCAAGATTGTGCAAAGGATTATGTGCAGTTAAGGCTTTTATGTCGCTGATAAGGTTTGTGCAGCTCACATGCTACCATTACATTTGAGCTCAAGTGAATAAGCATTTGATATTCTTCACAGCTATCTTTAAAAAACCCAGAGGATCCTTTAACAACGCTTAGTTCTTTCTGATGTATTTCCAGGAGGACTCTTCAGACCATCTGGATGGGAAATATACTCCGTCTGTTGCACAATTGGAGTTTTTAAAGGCAGTTTTTCAATTTATGACTTTATCTGCTGAAATGTGCACAATCTTGGTGTTTATAATGAACAGTAGCAAAAATACTCATTAAAGAAACCCCCATATAGCCTGTTACCATCGATTACAAGACAGTTTCTAACAAAACTGGACAAATTGGGTTGGGAGGCTATAGCATTTCTTGCCATTATCTTTATTCTAATTAGGAATAACTTGAATTTGGATAAAGGAAAAGATGCATGGTTGATTTTTCTTTACATATTCTGCATATTCATTCTGAATAATTTGGTTCAAtaacttaaaacacatttaaaattgcAGTAATGCCATGTGGGGGTATTCAAAGGAAGCAGGATTTTCATCTAAGCCTAGCTGTATAATTGTAATGTATGAGCATAGGCGGAGGTGGGCTGTTGCCCTGAGCCTTAATGATTAAGATGTGCATTCTGAATGTAAATAAGGTGCCAAGATtgaataaaatagcatcaaaCAGGGATTTCAATAAGAGTCAGCTGTCAGTAAAACAGCCAGCTACTCACTCAATTACAGCCagctcttttttccttttgttgtctAAAATAGTTTGACTAACCAGATCCCACtaacctttttagttttagtcgatgaaaactcaaaacattttagtctagttttagttcattaaaagtcctcacattttagtctagtccAAGCATGGATTTcctgcctaaatctggtaccaagtcatggtagtgtgttctctgcactctaccaagcctggggtccctgcttctacagctgagaggcagaatagaaaCAGATGTATTTGGTTTTTGGACAGATTTTACccaaagtggagaaatatcatggctTTTGTatgtccaatgaaaactaaattacattttagtctagtttgagtcatcttgacaaaaacttaacttagtttttgtcagttttagtcatcacagatttatttttgttagtcttagactagtttttgtcatgaaaaaaaggctgccgacgaacatttttagtcatagttttagtcaacgaaattaacactgtttggAATGAGGtgattttagattaaaaatatttatttgttacTTAAATGACTGTCTGTACTGTGGGAAAATTGATCATATTTCATTTGAAGCTGTGAGGTAAGGACTGTGTTGTAATGCTGGGCAATTGCCTGTGATCAAGATGAATATTCTGAATGTAAATAAGATGCCAAAACTATTAAATTACAACAAACAGGGATTTTCATAAGTGCCATCTGCCAGCAAAACAGCCAGCTACTCTCTTAACTATGGCCAGCTCCTTTTcccaattatttaaaaatagtttGACTAAAAAGCAGCAACTTACATGTCCTTACATTTTAGAAGTACTGTAACATGTGACCCCTTAAACGTCTGTGCTacctagggctgaacaatttgcaaaaataatctaattgtaattttttcccccagtattgcaatttaatatgcaattattctagggttaatcttatgtattttttgacaaattcaagcaataaataataccataaataagaccatgtgtattgaaaacaatgaaattatttcattatctGAATgcgaatatgggggtgcaacaagctttaagctataaaggaggtggctggggtgggagAGGTGaggctggggtatgactttgtGAAGTAaagctaggcttcatcagttttagatagaatgagctaactatttttacTCGTATtacaaatgtgatgtcatttgcttttttttaaggcCATTATTATtcttatgtcactcattttgattaagaaaaacatacataaaacaaaaaaggaggatttttgtaaaccataataagaaaattgacacttgaatgtttgcataatgtgcataaaatctctgtcGCTgcaaaaaacatatatatttattaaactggtattttgacatatttcaagttaaagaaatattgcaacttctgcgatttgaaaattgcagcaggccatattgtgatttaatctaatttgtgctTAATTTCCCAGCCCCAGTGCaaccaaaacacaaaataaatgtcTGTAGTGTGGAAAAATcgatcatttttttaatgtgtagcTGTTATGTAAGGTTTCTGTCATATAGTAAAGGTGGGCAAGATGCACATTCTGAATGTAAATAAGGTACCAAAATTGAATCAAACAGCATCAAACAGGGATTTCGGTAAGCGTCAGCTCTAGTAAAACAGCCAGCGACTCACTTAATTACAGCCAGATCCTTTTCCCTATTGTTTAAGTTGCAGCTTCCTAGTcgaattatttttacttttccttTCATTTAAGATGTAACATGCAAACTTAAAATGAGgtaattttaaatcaaagtttctTTGCTACTCAAACATAAAACTAATGCCCATATTGTGGTAAAATCGCTCATATTTCGCAGGTAGCTGATGAGTAAGGTTTGGGTCATAGGTGGGCAACTGTCTGGAGTCGTCATGATAAAGATGTACATTATGAATTTAAATAAGGCGCCAAGCTTGAGCAatcttttttccatatttttgacTCAAAATAGTCTTACAAATTGTTACTTGCTCTTCCTGTACagttcaattttattttaactgtcaACTTAAAATGACTAATTCTAGATTTCTTTGCTACTTAAACCCAAACCTAATGTCTGTATTGTGTGAAAATTACTTGTATTTTGTGTGGAGCTATTATTTAAGGTTGGTGGCTTAGGTGTTAAACTCTGAAAGTCAATTCTGGCCGCAGTTGTGCACATGAGTTTTAGGCACGTGGGGCTCCAAAGATTCATCACAGGGTTGGATGTGCCTCAACCTGGGGCAGGAGAGACACGCATGTGggttgctcagcagccaaggtcaagctcagcTCAACTCTCTTGTCCGGGCTTTTTGCCATGGTAATAAAGCCGGTGGCCGCTGGTGGATTTTGGGCTCTTGGgccatccacagcatgaccaagAGCTTGTGGCATCCCTACTACCTAAATGTACAGTGcccttactcgccacatctatcCCTTACTCCACACTAAAGCTGTGGACTGTTATTTTTTCCACAGATTATCTTCCCATGCCCCTAgtaatgcaaggacatccagagtgCGAACGGGGTTACGTCAATCCTTCTTTCCACCCAATAGTGCCCCCAGGCATCTCACTGGGAGGGATGGGAATTAATATTTGTTTATAttcattaatattaatattgtTTTTGTGACTGCCTGCCATGTTTATTTCCTCAACTTCACTGTTCTTGCCTTGCAGACTGCCACCCACAAAACGGTGTTTTTCAAGGCACTGACAAGGGAAAAGTTAAgaactggttctcaactggaaccAGTTTTAGATTCCCATCCCTACATCTACACATCACTTCACCCTCAATTTTTTTGCttaaacatgcctaaaagttctgcacagtactgtaaaataaaaaaaaacatcatcagaGAGGACCCCTGGCCCCAGAAATGAGGTTTAAGTGTCACAAAATGCCTCAAATACCTTCATATCAAGTAAAGAATAGGAAGATGGATCCCTGTGGATATGCTGAAACAATAAATTGGGTTTCAATGAATGGTTTGACAACAATACTTGcatatatttgttgtttttattagtcACGCCTAGCCTGGAGACATGTAAAATGGTTCAGATGAGGTATTTGGAATTGTACTTTAGTTATCTGGCTTTTATATTGGAAATGAATGCTTCAAACTATTTTGTGCACTTGCAACAGTCATTTTTAGCTAAATGGGGAAGGGCCTGCtttttgccctgggcctccagaTTCTCAAAACCGCCCCTGTGAATGAGGGGGGAAACTGGCAAACTTAAAAATAGTTGTTTTTAAAACGCAGTACGTCGTGTTAGCAGAGTTAAAACGTACATTAGCCTGACGTTCACTCGTGTTTTACTACTGTAACCCACACCGTAGCTTAAGTTTAGCTAGTAGCTTCTTGCTATTTTACCTTCAGGTGAGTCAAAAGTGACAAACGCTACTCCGTCCATGTTGGTCGGGTATCGAACCACGTCGACGTCCCCTCCGTGACTTCTTCTGCGCCTTTGGAAGTGAATAGTCAGCTTGTCAATCATCCTGCTGACGGGTAATACTTTGGGTACACCGGACACGACCACCGTCCTGCTTTCGTCGAATGTGTCCGTCTCCATGACGGTTAAAACACCGCAAACAGCAGCTAGCTTAACATGTAAAGCGCGCGCGCTTGTTATTTACCATGCTGCACGCGCCAGCCGTTACTACACAAACGCTAACCGTCCTTAAGCAGCTTTGTTTATAGTTTCACTTTCTTCCTTCCTGGATACCTTTCACTAATAAAGCTGTTGTAGTACACTCTTCAGTCCACTTGGCGTCTCTGTTTCTCTACATTTCACCCTCAGAGAAGCGAGTTCATCCTAAACGGCTAATTCATTCAGGAGGAAATAAGGCTTCCAAGCACAGAAGGCATTTCTGCAATGCCCAAAAGGCATATTTTTTAACTTCAAGGCAACATTTTCTAAAGCATTGCCTCATCTATTGGTTCTTTATCCACATGGTGAAGCAACATCTTCCTCTATGGAAACATTTCAATACCCTCAATGTGCGGACAGGAATACTGCTCGCCTTTGAGAATTTTTCAATTTGtcaaaaagggaataaaaaccACACCAGACACTGAACATGACTCCAAAGTAAAATGACACACTCAAATATCTTGTGcatataaacattttaattaaatataaaagaaaGTGGCCTGGCCGAGTGCAATAAACAGGTACAACGggttaataaaagaaaatccaGGCCTTGTATGATTCCACACACACCTCCGTCTCCTACATCACTCAGTGCAAATCCAACATTCACTGTGTATAAAAGTGACTTTAAATAATTCAGGTAGTATATCTATTATTCAGTGTTTATTATTGTATGGGCTCACATTGTACAAGTGCAGCTGCGTGTGATTGTTGGGACCATGTCTTGTTTACCTAACGGGAGATAAATGCGGATCAGTTCCATGAGTTAAGAAGCTACGACACACATGATGGAAGTATTGATTAAAACAGAGCAACTGCTTTGATATGAATGCTCAGTTTAAATGCAGTGATGTGAAACAGAGCACAAACTCCATGATTAATTTCTCCAAAGTGGGCACAAAAACATTCTGAACCAGGAACTCGATGTGGTGTTGTCACATTCATACACTTGCTATTAAAAAAGAGCCACAGTGAGTCACTTAAAGCTGGCAAATGAATCCCAAAGCTCTCCAAACACTTTCCAGCAAACTTAGTTTTTAGAATAAAGACGGGCTGAGAGTGGAGCTCCGCAGCCTCGGACGTATTTCACAAGCAAAACCAAACTGGGACTCGATTTTCCACCCTGCACAGACCTGTTGGCcagaaaaattctaaaattaactaaaacgaaaatgaaagtaaacattCATTCTTGAAATTTTTGATTTGGACTTGAACCGAGACAGTCCAGACTGAGGCAGCAGAGGCAGGTGGTTGGATGTGCGTTCATGTGGCGCTCCTTCGGTGCACCGAGTTCGTAGCAGCTATGAGCCGGCCTTGTCCATGTCACACAGCTCCCCTTTGTGTCTGGTACTAGTTCGGGGTGTGAAGTTGGCCTGGGGGTTGTTGTATCTTGTGGGAAGAATGGCAAAGATGGAGTATGATGGGGCCAGGTGTCCGCTGGGAGCCTCTCTGGCTGTGTTGCCCAGCCCGGGCTGATGGTCCGACAGCCGCTGGATCAATTTGCCCCCTTTGCACGGCTCTGCCAGGAGGGGGTGGGAGTCTGTACAGCTGATCCCCTGCGGAGGATCTGTCACTTCCAGGATCTGGCTGCTCACTGCAGACATACACAGACAGCACTGTGAGCATCCGAGTAAATAAAACAACTGTCACGGGTGAAGAGAAAAATCAGACCTGCGCCATTGGGAGGCTTCAATAAACTGCTGCTGTAAGCTTTTAAAGCTGCAGGCAGAGAGGCGGTCAAACCTGTCGCAGTCTTACAAGAGAATAATATCTTTcaatttgagttatttacttaaaaaaagcaCATTCTTCTGAGTCTTATTCTCAGAAAGCGTGACATTCTAGAGGCAGCAATGTATTGTTGAACTCTTCCCTGACACTTCATGCACAACACATCGGCTGCACAACCCTCCTTGTTTATTGTACTAGAAGGATTGTTGACAAGAGCACCTgaataatgaagaaaaaaaaaaatatctcgGCGAGTGCAAGAATGCGTCGCCATATTTGAAATAATCAGCACATTTCTTTCGGCAACAATACCGCCGGGGCTGCAGGTTCCACTGCCAGGTGTGAATTCTGCCCTGTCTGTGATTTATTCTGCTTACAATCACAAACGGGCGCTTTCTGCACAGCTATGGAGCGCAGCAAGCAAATTttgacacaataaaaaaaaaacatgacgtTATTTCAGTTAATCTGCTAAATAGGCGACACAGCAGCTGAGTTTATCATAATGAATCTGAACTGAAGTTTTGTGATTGACATCTAAAGACTTGGAAAACTGCCTGCTTGGATTTCTACCCAGACTTCTCCTCATATCCTACCATATTTACTCCCTCTCAGAAGAAGAAGGTCATATTTTggccaaactaaaaaaaaacactgacactaaCTCAAGGTTCACTTAACTCAAGCCTCCCTCTGGACTTCCTTTTACCTG
Coding sequences within it:
- the LOC121506052 gene encoding uncharacterized protein LOC121506052, which encodes METDTFDESRTVVVSGVPKVLPVSRMIDKLTIHFQRRRRSHGGDVDVVRYPTNMDGVAFVTFDSPEDAARVVRKEEQIMMDSEFPSEYPLTVFPFTRDVYFYASRAEVDLSMFGSDQESLIQSLRSTHRSLRFLPLPKQRKATIEGPFSAVQALRKDLIHRANQLKSTDSAQTAPTRTPETPLNPRVISHRESFDSVSRGGSKAKPEPANSLSTGLQTTGEVQSLLLNAKTQNDSSRQKVQERGSAEGSFLDTNYDEVGAQSRTRVKMSAESKNKQMLEEGNSKGITSSLSGYDLPHAAEISAKEKQQEDDILHNHNRRDRRKKTQKVNHLDSHFNNINNQEESEQSDLATAAKLTQITNKNVSNTSEDPEETCIWVDSNTFRYIEKFDKTMLDECLRGLDVSVDYVKGSDLVKVILTEKQTSEVTSGIQQALEDLQALVESRVTTLRVHEIAYEEEEEQEVIQICKDVNFLVDEVLYMCEGSSVRVIGPSVDSHTFYSIAKRRISLLEHKPMDML